The genome window ATACTTGTCAGAATTGTTTGAGTACTTGTATGTTGGGGGAAAGTATATATTTCCCTCATTCCACCCAACAAATACTCGTCCGCCTCTTTGTTCAATCCTTAGCTGAAAGTGTCAAGTTTTCATGTCTTTGAGATCACACAATATTTCAAATCATTTCCTATAATAAAAACAATAGCTCTTCTGCTTTTGTCAAGCTACCAGAAATCCTGTAACATGATAAAGTAAAAGAACGACAAGACAAAAGGCACTGAATTGCCTGTAGCACAAGAATTTTACTGCTTTCTGCAGCTTGAACGCCACGCGCACACATTGTGCTCAAGAAGGGCTACCAAGCTGAAAGCTCTCACCTGATCTTTCTCCAGCAATGCTTTCCAATTGCGCATCTCCACAAGGGCCTTCACTGACCGATAAGAAAGCGCGATTCGGTAGTTTAGGTCCCCGAGCCAGATGATTCGACTGCAGCGAAAGGCGGAACAAGGGGGGCCAATATTACACCAAATGCATATGGAGAAAACTAGAGTAAACTTCAAGAGACCATTGTAAGGCTTTTTGCTTACTCATGCTCTAAGATTGTTTCTGGTGAACGCTCATACTGTCCATAGATCATTGGGAACCTGGTCTTTCTGAGGATTTCCAGTACATCTGAGTTCCTTCGCAGCTCATCACCATCCTTCTGTCCTGAAGTCAGGTGGCTGCAGACGAAGCAGAAGCTTGTTTGGTGCAATGTCATGCTAATCGAAATCGAACCCTGGAAAACAAACCCTTTACCATTGAATACCTAAGCTAACAAGATTTCTTGTTTCTGATCAAGTCACATAAGGTAAAGTAACAAAAATCACGTAGCTCTGTAATTACGAATAACCTTATTTCCAAGGTAGCCCATCAGTCCTCTCCCAACGCAAGAAACCTTCAGATTTCTTATGTCATCCCTTATGTCTTTCCGAGCCCAAATCATCAGAAACAACCCCACCATTTGCTTGCTTGCCACCAGACAGTACCTGAACATCCAATTGCCGCAAACAAAAATCACTAAATCTCATGAAAAGGGGCAGGACTATAGCTTCAAGAATAAAAAACTTCAAACTTACGTAGTATGGCCAGCTCGTCTATGACTGTCTTCCAGAGATGATGCATTGCCGTATCCATATGACACTGGAGAATACACGGTACTCGGTGACTCTCCAGTATTATTCTCATCATCAGAGGATCCACCCCACCGGTGGTTGTTCTCGTAGTCACTAGGCCTACGACCATAGATTGCTCGGTCACAGACACTGTACCGCCGTTCCAGCCTTGGCTGGGGAGCAAGAATGTCACCCTCCATCCTCAAACTCCGGCTAAGCCCGGCCTGGAAAGACCGACGGTGAAAGAATAGTGCATTGTTCTGCCTTGATGACAAACCCTCAAAGTCATCATCTATCTCCACCACCGGGTCAGGCACCGGAGACGGCGTCCGGAAGCTCCCACTGCCACTAGTACCCGGCCAATTGTTCAGTGTCCTCCTCACCAGAGACACCCACCTCCTTGCCGGGCCATTGTCCTCTGTCCCAAGAACGTTCCCGGCATTCAACGGGACAATTTCTTGAAACCTGAACACAAATATCAACATTATCAGTGGATTTCTGCTTCAAAGGACTTTGAGAAGAATTAAGAGAAACCGAACACACAGATGAAACAAGTACCCGAGGACGTAGATGTCGGCAGGAGGTGCAGCATGGAGCCAGTCCTCAAGCCTCATATTATTTGGCGGGGAACGGCCACCAACATTCCATGTAGCAGCATATATCCTACTTCAAGAAAAAGCGGAATTATCGACAGGCTAACTTTGTAAACTTGAAACGCAGCAACATACCTATAGTCCAGTGTCACGGTGGCTTCGGCGGCGTCCAGGTCGATCTTGCGTCGCCTAGAGTGTTCATTGCTCCTCCTCGAGGACCTCTCTGAGTCAACATGGCACGGCATTGAAAAGTGAATTCAGAAATGTAGCAGTCCAGATAACAAAGACTAAGTCTCTGGTAGTTTGCTCACCTGTCTTGCTCTTCTTGACTGTGCTAGGCTCCCTCCTGGTGAAGCTGCTGCCTCTCCACTCATCATCACTCCCTCCTGCAATCAAAGCAGGAAACCATCGATCAGGGAAACAGCCAAGATAGCAGCGCATCAATAATTTGGTAAAAAGAACTTTGGAAAAACGGGAAAGTTCAGTGCTTTCCACAAGTGGCAAAAAGAGAAGCAAGACGAGGAGAGCCGAGGAGTTGAAAAAACAACAAAACTAATCTTCAAGAGACAGAGAGACACGGAGAGCTCATTGTTGGAGCAATGGGGAGCAATCAGGCCCACAAATACAAATGCACGCTGGCGAACTCGCACACATACACACCTCTCCTCCCAATCGCAGCAACATCATCAGCATGGAAGTCATGGGCCTTGCTCCTGATGTTGAACCACTTCTTCACCAAGCTCTTGGACCATGACAGCTACAAGTCACAGCAACATCAAGGAACACCGCATTTAAGCATGGAGGAACAAAACAATCACTTTCAGAATGTAGAGCCAGTGAAGGTCCAAGAATGGAAGATACCTTGCCCTTCTTGGTGGTGTTGCTGCCATCTCTCATTGTTCCTCAGAGGAACACTCATGCAGCCGAAGAGACTGTTGCTTGCTGCAAAATGGACAGTTGATGGAGGTAGAAACCAAGCAGAGGTAGAGACAATGAGGCCACTGTTTGTTTTCTATAAACAAAACTTGTGATTTGATTAGCAAACAAACTTGTGATTTGATGGAaatgagagggggagagagagaagagatttGAGGATGAGAACAAAATCTGGATTCTATTTGGAGGACAGAGCCTGGTAACACTAGTGTTCTTACTGGCTCCTGAAGCAAAGGAAGGAGAGCAGAATGTGATACTACCACTAGCCTACAGCTTCACAGGGCtccttgtgtgtgtgtgtagaagggaggagggagacTGGAGTGGAGAGCTCTGTCTCCTGCAAAAACCGTCTTTGGAGGTGAAATTGTGTGACTAGCCTAAATACGTGTGAGGCTGGGAGAGAATAAAGTGAAGAGGAATCTTAGGATAGTCAGTTTCTGCCTTTTGTTGCTCTAGCAAAACCAAGGAGGGTAATAGAAGGGCAAATAATGCGTACAAGTACCCGTCTAAAATAAAAGGCCTACGAGCACAGTACCCTTGGGAAGGGAAAGTACTGCAGTATTTAGCATGTTAAGACCTGCATGAGGAAAAATGGACTGGACCATTTACTCAACCTTCATATTGGCATTTTGCACTGCATCCATTTTAAAACTCCTAAGCACTCCGCCAAAACGCATGCATATTTAAAGATACTAGAATTTGAAAAGGTGATGCAATtttcacatgaaaaaataaaaaaaaaatctatttcactcaaaatttataataaatccTACATTCATGCTCTTTGTTAcaacacattttttttaacttaatgTTACAACACTAGTATTTTCAAATGTTATTTATAGTATTCTGGAGGCTCGCCTCTTAAAAAGGTATTGTGTGCAGCAGTGTCCTACCACTGCAACTGCAATGCTGGTGTGGACCTTTGATCCCTCCCTCCCATTGCTTACTGAGGCAACAGAGAGGAAGCACGGGCAGTCGGGGAGGAACAAAAAAGATAAAGTCAGGAGGGAAGGCTGGTCACACTTTTCTGCCTTCCAAGGCATTTTCCTTGTGTTTTCGGCGTGTGACTGTGTGCTTCAGCATCGATATGTTACGGCCCCAATTTGTTTGTTATTCTTTGTTCCTTTCTTTTGATATGCTTTGGTACTATACTACCCCTGGAGGCTCGAGGACATTGATCTTTGCCTCTTTAGCCTGCTGGATTTTGTGTCCCTGTACGGCAGGGAGAGTGTGAGTTTGCATTCAAGATAGTCTCATTCAAGTACTTTTCTTAGCAGCTCACTTCAAAAAAATTGTTAGCTCAATGCAATATGCAGCACATACCTGATTCTTTGGTCTTCACCGGGGAAAATGTCAGGAGGCCTCTCgtcaaacaaaaaaacaaatgtCAGGAGGCTACTTGGAATGAAGCTATCAGTCTCAGAGATGTTGGAGAAGTACTCTTGTTCCGCGGGTACTTGGGTCACTGGACGCGTGccttttgagttttgagagCGACTCTCGCTGGAATCTGAAAGGAAGTTGATTGCACATTAGTCCCTACTCCCTAGATTTCACTGGGAATGTTGGGTTTGTCAGCACCTTCAGTCCAAGTGATTCACTCTACTTTTGATGTGTTCAGGAATCAAGAGCATGTCTTCTTggtaaaagaagaaaaaaaaagaagttcgATTAATTTCTTTTCtgattcttcttctttcctaAGAACCGGTGTCTGACTTACTAACCGAATCTGACCGATATCAAAAGAAAGGAACTGAATAAAATACACCTTCTTGATGTAAAACTGCAACACCTATATGCTACAAGTACTTGGCAACTTTGTAAAAATGCTAGCACTATATTCTATAGCATTATGGCAACCTTTTATTTTGGGAGACTGTTTGTGGTCACATGGTACTTGGCAAGGAGATAACACTTGGACCAACTTTCCAGCGGGTAATAAGTCAGCCGCAACCTACTGACCAGAGGACGCAAACGTACCCGGGGATCTCAGTACAGACATGGAAATAATAGCTGATCTCATCAGTAAAACAGCCACAGGGTTGATTCTTCTGCTGCCATTTTGACCGACCAGGTTCGGCTGTTTCCTTCCCATGAAGTTATCTATACTATTCACATGTGGTCGTTTTTCGTACACTGTCAAACAGTCAAAACAGTCATTAGATGGTTTCAGTGCAGCAAAAGTAATGTAGTTACCATGATGCTGAGGTATTCTCGCTGAAAAATGCATTCAGGACAATGCACAAGTATGATCCATTAGATGAGAAAATCTGCAGTTATTTTATAAATTCTGTTCATTACCATGGTACTAGATCCAGATTTAAAACTCTACAAGAATTTCGAGACAATCGACCATGAGATCAATCAGGAAACATATTGCAAAATAATGCAAAGAATTACCTTGAAAAGAGGACAACAAAACCTTCGTGCCAATCACGTGACATCCATTTTCAATGATCATCTGCTCAGATGGCAGGACATCTTAGCAGAAGTGGCCAATCCGTCTGAACTCTGAGCCAGCCAATAATTTACAATTAGCATCATAATCCTGGGACCAAGACACTACGACCAGGGTTATCTCCGTCAAAATCCGTGCAAAGCCCCATCCTTTTGGCTTAGTTTATCCCAGAATTCCCACGGGTGTATTGTAGCTCAGAGAAAGTAGACCTGAGTGGGAGCAGATTTGTTATTGATCTCTGTTCCAAGTTCATGCTAATCATGAGTTAAATAACATGCTACCAACATGATACTTACTGCCCCAATCATGGCCAAGCAAGCAACTTTTCTCATTAACAATTGTTCACACGCTAGATACATAtgtacttctttttttttttaacgaggATACATATGTACTTCTACAATGTATAGTATATACCAATGTTACATCCATGCTGTTCCTACAGCCGGGCATATATGGCATACTGAACTCATGGGACCCCAGTGTCATAGAAGATACTGCACGAGTGGGTGAAAAGGATGGTCAGTTTTTAAATGATCACGAATGGCAGCACTAAACCTGGGTACAATTTGTGATTAGACTAGTGTCTAGGTCGATTAATCAGTAAAAAAGTACATTCTTGGCTAGTTGTTGTACACATTTGTTCCCTTCCCTAAGTTTAtagtacatcatatgagaagaatatcagtaattttttaaaaaaaattagaaatttatttgaggcaatAAAAATCgctagaagttacaaaagtagtttttttagaattttaattaaatattgactcaaGTTTTTtagattaaactaattaaaacagGTTGCTAGTAAGTtctagtttactcataaaaatatttagaatttttagaccactCATGTACTCAAAGATAAAAtggagagttaaataaaaaaaaaacccaaactCATACATACAACGAACAAAAAAAACTTGGACGAGCTCGTCCCACCGATTTCACCGGATGGAGCCATCCGGCATAATAAGTGAATATTCTCATATTGGATAGCGCTATCCAGCTCCTGTGCATCAACCAAACAGCATAAAAGTTGGATGACCAGTTTTCAGATGGTTTGTTCAGCCAATCAAACGCACGCTAAGTACTCCCTAGTCCCT of Phragmites australis chromosome 3, lpPhrAust1.1, whole genome shotgun sequence contains these proteins:
- the LOC133910901 gene encoding type I inositol polyphosphate 5-phosphatase 4-like produces the protein MRDGSNTTKKGKLSWSKSLVKKWFNIRSKAHDFHADDVAAIGRRGGSDDEWRGSSFTRREPSTVKKSKTERSSRRSNEHSRRRKIDLDAAEATVTLDYRIYAATWNVGGRSPPNNMRLEDWLHAAPPADIYVLGFQEIVPLNAGNVLGTEDNGPARRWVSLVRRTLNNWPGTSGSGSFRTPSPVPDPVVEIDDDFEGLSSRQNNALFFHRRSFQAGLSRSLRMEGDILAPQPRLERRYSVCDRAIYGRRPSDYENNHRWGGSSDDENNTGESPSTVYSPVSYGYGNASSLEDSHRRAGHTTYCLVASKQMVGLFLMIWARKDIRDDIRNLKVSCVGRGLMGYLGNKGSISISMTLHQTSFCFVCSHLTSGQKDGDELRRNSDVLEILRKTRFPMIYGQYERSPETILEHDRIIWLGDLNYRIALSYRSVKALVEMRNWKALLEKDQLRIEQRGGRVFVGWNEGNIYFPPTYKYSNNSDKYAGDDMNQKEKKRTPAWCDRILWYGRGLGQLSYVRGESRFSDHRPVYSVFSAEVESINHSRIQKMSCSSSQLDIEELLPYSYEYTDINPYGYTDLNFY